Within the Bradyrhizobium cosmicum genome, the region GCCCGCTCCGGCGCTTCGTTCGTTGAGGCGATAGAACTTACGCCGCGTTGAAGCCGGCGACGGCCTTCACTTCGAGGAAGTCCTCAAGGCCGTACTTGCCCCACTCGCGGCCGTTGCCGGACTGCTTGTAGCCGCCGAACGGCGCGGTGCGATCGTTGGGAACGCCCTGGAGGTTGACGTTGCCGGCGCGGATCTGCCGGCCGACGCGCTTGGCGTCCTCGACCGAAGCGCCCGTGACATAGCCGGCGAGACCATACGGCGTGTCGTTGGCGATGTGCACGGCGTCGGCTTCGTCCTTGGCGCCGATGATGGTCAGCACCGGTCCGAAGATTTCCTCACGGGCGATCGTCATGTCGGGCGTGACGTCGGCGAAGATGGTCGGACGGACGTAGAAGCCCTTGTTGACGCCCTCGGGCAGGCCCGGGCCGCCGGCAACGAGCGTTGCGCCCTCGTCGATGCCCTTCTTGATCAGGCCCTGGATCTTGTCCCACTGACCGCGGTTGACGACCGGGCCGATGGTGGTGCCTTCGGCGCGGGGATCACCGGCCTTGGTCTTGTCGGCGACGGCTTTCGCGATCGCCGCGACTTCCTTCATCTTGGACAGCGGCACGATCATGCGCGAGGGCGCGTTGCAGGACTGGCCGGAGTTGTTGAACATGTGCATCACGCCGCCGGTCACCGCCTTCGTGAGGTCGGCGCCTTCGAGGATGACGTTCGGCGACTTGCCGCCCAGCTCCTGGCTGACGCGCTTGACGGTCGGCGCCGCGCGCTTGGCAACGTCGATGCCGGCGCGGGTCGAGCCGGTGAACGAGATCATGTCGATGTCGGGGTGCTCGCTCATGGCGGCACCGACCTCGGGGCCGAGGCCGTTGACGAGGTTGAACACGCCCTTCGGTACGCCGGCTTCATGGAGGATTTCTGCGAAGATCAGCGCCGAGGTCGGGGTGAACTCGCTGGGCTTCAGGATCATGGTGCAGCCGGCGGCGAGCGCGGGCGCGACCTTGCAGGCGATCTGGTTCAGGGGCCAGTTCCAGGGCGTGATCATGCCGACCACGCCGATCGGCTCGCGCAGCACCATGGCGGTGCCGACGGGCTCCTCGAAATGATAGTTCTTGAGCACGTCGAGCGTGGTCATGAGATGGCCGAGGCCGGCGCCCGCCTGGAGCTTCTCGGCCATCGGCAGCGGGGCGCCCATCTCGTCGGACACGGCGGCGCCGATCTCCTTGAGACGGCCCTTGTAGATCTCGATCACCTTGGTGAGCAGCGCGACGCGCTCTTCACGGCTGGTCTGGGAGAACGTTGCAAAGGCGCGCTTGGCGGCGGCGACGGCCTTGTCCACGTCAGCCTTGGAGCCCAGCGCAACCTCGTACATCGCCTCTTCCGTCGCGGGGTTCACCACGGCGGTGGACTTCTTGACGGCGGGATCGACCCAGGCGCCGTCGATGTAGAATTGCATGCGATTGACCATCGTTAACCTCTTCTTGGGGGCATGGTGGGGGCGTTTCGGCAGGCATCCTTGCACGAAAGCGCCGGCAATTGAACCCGCCATATGCGGGGCCAGCGTTGCGGCGGACGGGGCATATATGAGCCGATGGCGGGAGCGAGGCAAGGTGGCTCGGCCGTCATGCCGGGGCGCGACAAAGTCGCGAGCCCGGAATCCATTTTACCACCTGTACCGACGCCCGATGGATTCCTGGCTCGACGCTACGCGTCGCCCCGGAATGACAGCCAGTTACCTCGACTACACCGCCATCTTGCGATGCAGGACCGGCGCGCCCGCGGTGAGGCTTTCCGCCGCATCGATGATCGCGTTGGCGTCGATGCCGTAGTGGCGATAGAGGTCGGCGATGGTGCCGGTCTGGCCGAACTGCTCGACGCCGAGCGCCTCGACGCGATGGCCGCGGACGCTGCCGAGCCAGCCGAGCGTGGCCGGATGGCCGTCAATCACGGTCACGATGCCGCAGTCGCGCGGCAGCGGCGCCAGCAATTTTTCGATATGGCTGAGATGCTGCACGCCGCGACGATCGCGGCGCAATTTTCGCGCGGCGGTCCAGCCCGCATGCAAGCGGTCGGCCGAGGTGATCGCGAGCAGGCCGATGTCGCGGCGGCTCTCGCCGATGAAGCCAGTCGCCTCGATCGCTTCGGGCGCGACCGCGCCGGTATAGGCGATCACGAGTTCGGCATTCGGGCCCGGCTTGCGCAGCCAATAGGCGCCGTCGGTGATGCCCTGCACCAGTTCCGGCGTCATGATGCGCTGCGCCTGCTCGATGCCGCGCGTCGAAAGGCGCAGATAGACAGAACCGCCCTCGCCCGGATCGCGCTGCATGTGCTCAAAGCCCCAGCCCATGATCACGGCGAGTTCGTCGACGAAGGCCGGCTCGAACGAGGCGAGCCCGTCCTGCGCCATGCCGATCAGCGGCGTCGCGATCGACTGATGCGCGCCGCCTTCGGGCGCGAGCGTGATGCCGGATGGCGTCGCCGCCACCATGAACCGGGCGTCCTGGTAGCAGGCATAGTTCAACGCATCGAGCCCGCGCTCGATGAAGGGATCATAGAGCGTGCCGACCGGCAATAGCCGCTCGCCGTTGATCTGGTGCGACAGGCCGAGCGCCGAGAGCATGATGAACAGGTTCATCTCGGCAATGCCAAGCTCGAGATGCTGGCCCTTGGGCGAGAAGTCCCAGTTGAACGTGGAGGGAATTTTCTCGCTGCGGAATAAATCCGCCTTCTCGCCGCGGGCAAACAGGCCGCGCCGGTTCACCCAGGGACCGAGATTGGTCGACACCGTGACGTCGGGCGAGGTCGTGACGATGCGCTGCGCAAGCTCGCTGTCGCCGCGGGCGATCTCGTTCAGCAC harbors:
- a CDS encoding aldehyde dehydrogenase family protein, which gives rise to MVNRMQFYIDGAWVDPAVKKSTAVVNPATEEAMYEVALGSKADVDKAVAAAKRAFATFSQTSREERVALLTKVIEIYKGRLKEIGAAVSDEMGAPLPMAEKLQAGAGLGHLMTTLDVLKNYHFEEPVGTAMVLREPIGVVGMITPWNWPLNQIACKVAPALAAGCTMILKPSEFTPTSALIFAEILHEAGVPKGVFNLVNGLGPEVGAAMSEHPDIDMISFTGSTRAGIDVAKRAAPTVKRVSQELGGKSPNVILEGADLTKAVTGGVMHMFNNSGQSCNAPSRMIVPLSKMKEVAAIAKAVADKTKAGDPRAEGTTIGPVVNRGQWDKIQGLIKKGIDEGATLVAGGPGLPEGVNKGFYVRPTIFADVTPDMTIAREEIFGPVLTIIGAKDEADAVHIANDTPYGLAGYVTGASVEDAKRVGRQIRAGNVNLQGVPNDRTAPFGGYKQSGNGREWGKYGLEDFLEVKAVAGFNAA